One stretch of Arthrobacter polaris DNA includes these proteins:
- a CDS encoding metallopeptidase family protein encodes MEFNASHSEHSLTISLDPEHSDDDPASPSSARHFQNRRRDRHGRXLRGXLMPASLPASRTRSEXFEDLVVDSADRLRSLWPDSLATVEYLVEEVPDQLEALIASGAQTPLGKYTQAISATADTVAEPPTIAIFRHPVEVLCDTSGQVRELVHEVLIEQVAGLLNISPEIVDPLFRRFRGH; translated from the coding sequence ATGGAGTTCAACGCCAGCCACAGCGAACATTCGCTCACCATCTCGCTGGATCCGGAACATTCCGACGATGATCCGGCTTCCCCTTCCAGTGCACGCCACTTCCAGAACCGGCGCCGTGACAGGCACGGCCGGNGGCTGCGCGGCNCCCTCATGCCTGCTTCATTGCCAGCTTCACGGACCCGCAGCGAANAATTTGAGGACCTCGTGGTGGATTCGGCCGACCGCCTGCGCTCCTTATGGCCGGACTCTCTTGCCACTGTTGAGTATTTGGTGGAAGAAGTACCCGATCAACTTGAAGCCCTGATTGCCTCGGGAGCCCAGACACCGTTGGGCAAATACACGCAAGCTATCTCAGCCACCGCCGACACGGTTGCCGAGCCACCCACCATCGCCATCTTCAGGCATCCTGTTGAGGTGCTCTGTGACACTAGCGGGCAGGTACGCGAGCTTGTGCACGAGGTCTTGATTGAACAAGTTGCAGGTTTACTGAATATTTCCCCAGAAATTGTGGATCCCTTGTTCCGCCGCTTCCGAGGACATTAG
- a CDS encoding HNH endonuclease signature motif containing protein, producing MPEDIARKLLDRAGTFLRVLTDPLTGEVLPLAPQRYRMRESERAVLRALSGSCYFPNCTHPVMDTEIDHVIAWENGGASTLENQRPGCKRHHLLKHFKDDKDKHGHYRREKDPSRNDLRLRGGGPXTAKGGGTDWISPSGKYHHSQQQEPQAPAYPKWLKKRMDKALNPTHPNTTHPDNVPFSPAEHYIIKHLXKHNQ from the coding sequence GTGCCTGAAGATATTGCGCGGAAGCTTCTGGACCGGGCCGGGACGTTCCTGCGGGTACTGACTGATCCGCTCACGGGAGAAGTATTGCCGTTAGCCCCGCAACGGTACAGGATGCGTGAGAGCGAACGCGCGGTCTTGCGGGCTTTATCGGGGAGTTGCTACTTCCCCAATTGCACTCATCCGGTGATGGATACTGAGATAGACCATGTGATCGCGTGGGAGAACGGTGGGGCCTCGACGCTGGAGAATCAGCGCCCGGGGTGTAAACGCCACCATCTGCTCAAGCATTTCAAGGACGATAAAGACAAACACGGTCATTATCGGCGGGAGAAAGACCCCTCACGCAATGACCTGCGTTTACGGGGTGGCGGGCCNNTTACCGCAAAAGGTGGGGGCACGGACTGGATTTCACCCTCTGGGAAATATCATCACTCTCAGCAACAAGAACCACAAGCCCCGGCGTATCCTAAATGGCTCAAGAAACGGATGGATAAAGCCCTGAACCCCACCCACCCAAACACCACCCACCCAGACAACGTCCCGTTCAGCCCCGCCGAGCACTACATCATCAAACACCTTAANAAACATAACCAATGA